One Cynocephalus volans isolate mCynVol1 chromosome 7, mCynVol1.pri, whole genome shotgun sequence genomic region harbors:
- the LOC134381722 gene encoding protein S100-A11-like, whose translation MAKIYSPTESEWYPESLIAVFQRYAGKDGNDCKLSRLEFQSFMNTALAAFAKNQKDPSVLDCMMKKLNLNSDGQLDFQEFFNLIGGLAVACDDSFIKATPSGTSLRPPGPAL comes from the coding sequence ATGGCAAAAATCTACAGCCCTACAGAGTCTGAGTGGTACCCTGAGTCCCTGATTGCTGTTTTCCAGAGGTATGCTGGAAAGGATGGGAACGACTGCAAACTCTCCAGGTTGGAGTTCCAAAGCTTCATGAATACAGCACTGGCTGCCTTCGCAAAGAACCAGAAGGACCCCAGTGTCCTTGATTGcatgatgaagaaactgaacctCAACTCTGATGGGCAGCTAgatttccaagaattttttaatCTTATTGGTGGCCTGGCTGTGGCTTGTGATGACTCCTTTATAAAAGCTACCCCTTCAGGCACATCCCTGAGGCCCCCTGGACCTG